In Pseudomonadota bacterium, a genomic segment contains:
- the hypE gene encoding hydrogenase expression/formation protein HypE, with translation MTSQKNSDIILISHGDGGLLTHQLLEKYFLPCFNNTLLEGLTDAASFPVRQGKMAITTDSFVVDPIFFPGGDIGKLAVCGTVNDLAVSGAKPLYLTASFIIEEGFPIADLERIIASMAQTCREADVMIVAGDTKVVGRTQADKIFITTTGIGYMLLEADLGYNRIEPGDVIIVNGPMGNHGLSILLERQSFSFDTKVLSDCTPLNMLTEKLLERFKGIKFMRDLTRGGLSTCIKEIALSAGVDIRLNESNIPIDDYVKGITETLGLDPLYLANEGKFLLIASGEEADSILEYLREDLCAQQSDIIGHVETGKGNVYLKTTLGGTRRLTMLTGAPLPRIC, from the coding sequence ATGACTTCTCAAAAAAACAGCGATATAATCCTCATTTCTCACGGTGATGGCGGGCTTCTTACACATCAACTCCTGGAGAAATATTTTTTACCCTGCTTTAACAATACGCTCCTTGAAGGGCTCACCGATGCAGCATCGTTTCCCGTCAGACAAGGAAAAATGGCAATAACAACAGACTCTTTTGTTGTTGACCCCATATTTTTCCCCGGAGGAGACATCGGAAAACTTGCCGTGTGCGGTACTGTGAACGATCTGGCTGTAAGCGGCGCTAAACCGCTCTACCTGACAGCATCCTTTATCATCGAAGAAGGGTTTCCCATTGCCGATCTGGAAAGGATCATTGCCTCCATGGCACAGACCTGCCGGGAAGCGGATGTAATGATCGTTGCCGGGGATACAAAAGTGGTAGGACGGACTCAGGCAGACAAAATCTTTATCACCACTACCGGCATCGGCTATATGCTTCTTGAAGCTGATCTGGGTTATAACCGCATAGAACCGGGTGACGTGATAATCGTAAACGGGCCAATGGGAAATCACGGTCTTTCCATTTTACTCGAAAGACAATCTTTCAGTTTTGACACAAAAGTATTGAGCGACTGCACGCCCCTCAACATGCTTACAGAAAAGCTTCTTGAAAGATTTAAGGGCATTAAATTTATGAGAGATTTAACACGGGGCGGACTTTCCACATGTATAAAGGAAATCGCCCTGTCGGCTGGTGTAGACATACGGCTTAACGAGTCAAATATCCCCATTGACGACTATGTAAAAGGCATTACCGAAACCCTTGGCCTCGACCCGCTCTATCTTGCCAATGAAGGCAAATTCCTGCTCATAGCCTCAGGTGAAGAAGCCGACAGCATCCTGGAATATCTTAGAGAAGACCTCTGCGCCCAACAATCGGACATAATAGGTCATGTCGAGACAGGCAAAGGAAACGTCTACCTGAAGACAACCCTGGGTGGAACAAGAAGGCTTACCATGCTCACCGGCGCTCCCCTGCCGAGAATTTGCTAA
- the hypD gene encoding hydrogenase formation protein HypD: protein MNIELSKKLLDQLIKLSGSVSDKLDRQITLMEVCGTHTTAISKSGLRGLLSPYMELLSGPGCPVCVTDQTDIDRMLAFARLPGVVIASFGDMIRVPGTHASLEVERARGARIEICYSPHEALSYAVQHIDKEIVFLGVGFETTAPAVALSVMEAKALGIINYSVLSVHKLVPPAMKVLLADPELNVDGFILPGHVSVITGRKVFDFIASEYGIPAVIAGFEPIDIMEAISLLLKQIVDKKAETINGYTRLVSEEGNIRAKNAIEEVFEPEDASWRGFGLIPESGLVFKKAYAGFDAAARFPVEVPYASPPEGCSCGEVLKGKIKPDQCPLFSIVCTPADPTGPCMVSSEGACAAYFNYGDE from the coding sequence ATGAACATCGAGCTCAGTAAAAAATTGCTGGATCAGCTTATAAAACTGTCCGGCAGCGTATCCGACAAACTTGACCGGCAGATTACTCTGATGGAGGTCTGTGGTACCCATACTACCGCCATCTCCAAAAGCGGCCTGCGTGGGTTGCTGTCTCCCTATATGGAACTTCTCAGCGGTCCCGGATGCCCCGTATGCGTGACAGACCAGACAGATATTGATAGAATGCTCGCCTTCGCCCGATTGCCTGGAGTTGTCATTGCAAGCTTCGGCGATATGATACGCGTTCCCGGCACACATGCCTCACTGGAGGTCGAACGCGCCCGGGGCGCACGGATAGAGATATGCTATTCGCCCCACGAAGCTTTATCTTACGCAGTACAGCATATCGACAAAGAGATCGTTTTCCTGGGTGTGGGTTTTGAAACAACTGCACCTGCTGTTGCCTTAAGCGTAATGGAAGCAAAGGCACTGGGTATAATAAATTATTCCGTCCTGTCGGTACATAAACTCGTTCCGCCGGCAATGAAGGTGCTCCTCGCAGACCCCGAACTCAACGTTGACGGCTTTATCCTCCCCGGACATGTGTCTGTGATAACAGGCAGAAAGGTCTTCGATTTTATCGCATCCGAATATGGCATACCGGCAGTTATAGCAGGTTTTGAACCTATTGACATCATGGAAGCCATATCGCTGCTTCTGAAACAGATAGTTGATAAAAAGGCAGAAACAATAAACGGCTATACACGTCTTGTCAGCGAAGAGGGTAATATCCGGGCTAAAAATGCTATTGAAGAGGTTTTTGAGCCTGAAGATGCATCATGGCGGGGGTTCGGCCTGATTCCTGAAAGCGGTCTTGTATTTAAAAAAGCATATGCAGGCTTTGATGCCGCAGCCCGGTTTCCCGTAGAGGTTCCGTATGCCTCGCCGCCTGAAGGCTGTTCGTGCGGCGAGGTGTTAAAAGGTAAGATTAAACCGGATCAATGCCCTCTGTTTTCCATTGTATGCACCCCGGCAGACCCCACAGGCCCCTGCATGGTTTCTTCTGAGGGAGCCTGCGCGGCATATTTCAACTATGGCGATGAGTAA
- a CDS encoding HypC/HybG/HupF family hydrogenase formation chaperone, translating into MCLGIPGKVIEINTQENWAVIEAFGVKSKIYTPLIEEEIAIGDYLMVHAGYAIGKIDTEEAGRTLKMLEEIAQIDA; encoded by the coding sequence ATGTGTCTTGGGATACCGGGAAAAGTGATCGAAATCAATACACAGGAAAATTGGGCCGTCATTGAGGCCTTTGGCGTTAAAAGTAAAATATATACGCCTCTCATAGAGGAGGAAATAGCTATAGGTGATTACCTGATGGTTCATGCCGGGTATGCAATCGGAAAAATTGATACGGAGGAAGCCGGCCGGACATTAAAAATGCTGGAGGAGATTGCACAAATTGATGCATAA
- the hypF gene encoding carbamoyltransferase HypF — translation ESCAEEILNPLDRHYQYPFTNCTNCGPRLTIIEDIPYDRPGTSMKTFKMCDNCEAEYHNPLDRRFHAQPVACPACGPSIRIADNKGKTAGDNNDWLDFTWSVLRKGKILALKSLGGFHLVCDARNEDAINTLRLRKARKTKPFAVMCKDIKTVRKYCVVNKDEARFLTSPQAPIVILKKKGRFSLPEALAPGLTSLGVMLPYTPLHLLLFSGPFDILVMTSGNYSELPLVKDNEKALDELQNIAEYFLLHNRDIVNRCDDSLIQVIDGEVSFFRRSRGYTPQPITVIRKKASPVVLGIGGEMKNSFCILKQNQAFMSQYIGEIDTVEGEKNLLDSLANFQNLIGVKPEIVACDAHPDYTSSAIARKIPAKSHVEVQHHHAHLASCMAENNIGDEDTIGVILDGTGYGTDGNIWGFEVFAGNYLGFERMFHLAYVPLPGGEMAIRQPWRTACSYLITFLGCEGKGYEKLLFPDRDIDTIEQMITKGFNSPLSCGCGRLFDAVSAILGVCQENTYEGQAAIELGEIALKAHQNALKESYAYTITEDTIFPGEMLEGITEDKLIGIPAETVSAKFHNTIVKIICDTVGRVSALTGLKKVMLSGGTWHNEYLFRATIKALRMDGFQVCFHRHVPTNDGGIALGQAMIAHWRWKSNRGHKENIYSADVPSSVDSDDQM, via the coding sequence GCGAATCATGCGCTGAGGAGATACTCAACCCTCTGGATCGCCATTATCAATACCCGTTCACCAATTGCACGAATTGCGGTCCAAGGCTCACCATCATCGAAGACATCCCCTATGATCGTCCCGGAACCTCCATGAAAACCTTTAAAATGTGCGACAACTGTGAGGCCGAATATCACAACCCACTCGACAGGCGGTTCCACGCCCAGCCTGTAGCATGTCCTGCATGCGGCCCAAGCATACGCATAGCGGACAACAAAGGCAAAACGGCTGGCGATAATAACGACTGGCTTGATTTTACATGGAGTGTCCTCAGGAAAGGTAAAATCCTGGCCTTAAAGAGCCTTGGTGGTTTCCATCTCGTCTGCGACGCAAGAAACGAAGACGCAATAAATACGCTGCGTCTTCGTAAAGCAAGGAAGACAAAACCATTTGCTGTGATGTGCAAAGATATAAAAACTGTCCGTAAATATTGTGTTGTTAATAAAGATGAGGCAAGGTTTTTAACTTCACCCCAGGCGCCGATTGTCATATTGAAGAAAAAAGGGCGCTTCAGCCTGCCGGAAGCGCTTGCCCCGGGGCTTACCTCTCTGGGCGTAATGCTGCCATATACACCGCTTCATCTGCTTCTTTTCAGTGGGCCATTTGACATACTTGTCATGACGAGCGGGAATTACAGCGAACTGCCGCTTGTAAAAGATAACGAAAAGGCCCTTGATGAACTCCAGAATATAGCCGAATACTTCCTTCTTCATAACAGAGACATCGTCAACCGTTGCGACGATTCCCTCATCCAGGTCATAGACGGAGAGGTAAGTTTTTTCAGAAGATCAAGGGGATATACCCCGCAGCCGATTACGGTCATACGGAAAAAGGCCTCGCCGGTTGTCCTCGGCATCGGCGGGGAAATGAAAAACAGCTTCTGCATCCTTAAGCAAAACCAGGCTTTTATGAGCCAGTATATCGGTGAGATAGACACCGTCGAAGGAGAGAAAAACCTCCTTGACAGTCTTGCGAACTTTCAAAACTTGATAGGCGTAAAACCGGAAATCGTTGCCTGTGATGCCCATCCTGATTATACCTCATCTGCTATAGCCCGCAAAATACCTGCAAAAAGCCATGTTGAAGTTCAGCATCATCATGCACATCTTGCAAGCTGTATGGCGGAAAACAATATCGGTGATGAAGATACCATAGGTGTGATTCTCGACGGGACCGGTTACGGGACAGACGGCAATATCTGGGGGTTTGAAGTATTCGCAGGCAATTACCTCGGGTTTGAACGTATGTTCCATCTTGCCTATGTTCCCCTTCCCGGCGGTGAAATGGCAATACGCCAACCCTGGCGGACAGCCTGTAGCTATCTTATTACATTCCTTGGATGCGAGGGGAAAGGATACGAGAAGCTACTTTTTCCTGACAGAGATATCGATACTATTGAACAAATGATAACAAAGGGTTTTAACTCCCCTCTCTCATGCGGCTGCGGCAGGCTTTTTGATGCAGTATCGGCCATCCTCGGGGTCTGTCAGGAAAACACCTACGAAGGACAGGCTGCAATTGAACTCGGCGAAATTGCACTGAAAGCGCACCAAAACGCCTTGAAGGAATCATATGCATATACAATTACAGAGGATACAATTTTCCCCGGGGAGATGCTGGAAGGCATAACAGAGGATAAATTAATCGGGATTCCTGCGGAAACTGTTTCCGCAAAGTTTCACAACACCATCGTCAAAATCATCTGCGATACAGTTGGGAGGGTATCGGCGTTGACAGGGTTAAAGAAGGTGATGCTCAGCGGTGGAACATGGCACAACGAGTATCTTTTCAGGGCAACTATAAAGGCTTTACGTATGGATGGATTTCAGGTATGCTTTCACAGACATGTCCCGACAAACGACGGCGGTATAGCCCTTGGTCAGGCAATGATCGCACACTGGAGATGGAAAAGCAACAGAGGGCATAAGGAAAATATATATAGCGCAGACGTCCCGTCGTCTGTCGACAGCGATGATCAAATGTAA